A portion of the Cryptomeria japonica chromosome 5, Sugi_1.0, whole genome shotgun sequence genome contains these proteins:
- the LOC131876163 gene encoding putative leucine-rich repeat receptor-like serine/threonine-protein kinase At2g24130 has protein sequence MTALVTNFGISRLTTTNSIDSLSTTTFALRGSIRYIAAEYGLGGNVSIKGDVYSYGILILEMVTRKRPSDDMFVGDMRLQKWVRSAFPDRLAEIVDSGLWRDVNENMEDNKFLISFIHVGLLCSSESPRERPSMIDVGNALERLKTSLMGGAAASNLTSTISELLGNTNPTGTGTGTLASDSLSSTI, from the exons ATGACAGCCCTTGTCACTAATTTTGGTATATCCCGTTtaactactacaaattccatagaTTCACTCAGTACAACAACTTTTGCACTCAGAGGATCTATTCGATATATTGCTGCAG AGTATGGATTGGGTGGGAATGTTTCTATCAAGGGAGATGTTTACAGTTATGGAATTCTGATATTAGAGATGGTTACAAGGAAGAGGCCAAGTGATGACATGTTTGTGGGAGACATGAGATTGCAGAAGTGGGTGAGGTCAGCCTTTCCAGACAGACTGGCAGAAATTGTTGATAGCGGGCTATGGAGAGATGTTAATGAAAACATGGAAGAcaataaatttctaatttctttcattCATGTTGGTTTGCTTTGTAGTAGTGAATCACCAAGAGAAAGGCCTTCCATGATAGATGTAGGCAATGCCTTGGAGAGGCTGAAGACATCTTTGATGGGAGGTGCAGCTGCTTCCAATTTAACATCCACCATATCAGAACTCCTGGGGAATACCAATCCCACAGGAACAGGAACAGGAACATTAGCATCTGACAGTCTAAGTTCTACAATTTAG